CATCCAGGAACCATTGTCCTGGAGGCCTCCATAGACGTTGTAGGGCTCCGCCATATCGACCTGGACGCGGTAGTATTGGCTCACCGGCAGGTCGGAGATGTAGAGCCAGTTCAGGCCGCGGTCGTAGGAGATGCCGAGCCCGCCGTCGTCGGCCTTCATCACGTGGCGCGAGTCGTCGGGGTTGACCCAGACCAGGCGGTCGTCGCCGTGCAGGCTCTGGGGCGGGACGGTGAAGGTGCGTCCCCCGTCGTCGGAAAAGGAATAGCTGTTCATCATGTATATGCGCTGGTCGTCGCTCGGATCGACCAGGATCTGGCTCGCGTACATGGGCCGGGGATTCCAGTCGCTCATGAACTCCCAGGTCTGGCCGCGGTCCTCGGACCGGTAGATGCCGGCGCGGCGCTCGGTGTAGGCGGTGGACGCGTTGTAGCGGTAGCCCTGCTCGACGCTCGCGTAGACGATGCGCGGGTCGCTCCGGTATATGGAGATGCCGATGCGTCCCAGGATCCCATCCGGGAGCCCGCGGGCAATCCCCGGACCCGACAGCCGATCCCAGGTGTCGCCGCCGTCGGCACTGCGGTAGAGCGCGCTCCCGGGGCCGCCGCCGTGGAATCCCCAGGGACGCCGACGCCGCTGATAGGTGGCGGCGTAGACGATGCCCGGGTCCTCCGGGTCCAGCGCCACGTCCACCACGCCGGTGTTTTCGTCGACCTGCAGGATGGGTTCCCAGGTCGCGCCCCCGTCGGCGCTCCGGTACAGGCCGCGCTCGTCGTTGGGACCCCACAGGTGGCCCATCGCCGCGACGTAGACGAGATCGGGGTCGTCGGGGTGGAGGGCGATGCGCCCGATGTGCTTGCTGTCGCGAAGCCCCACGTTCGTCCACGTCTCGCCGCCGTCGGTGCTCTTGTACACGCCGTCGCCCCACGAGGAGCTCTGCCGGTTCGCCCGCTCGCCGGTGCCGACCCATACGACCGAGGTGTCCCGCTGGTGCAATGCGATCGCCCCCACCGAGTGGGTGCCCTCGTCCTCGAACACCGGCACCAGGGTGATGCCGTTGTCGCCGGTCTTGTAGACGCCCCCGGTCGAGGAGGCGACATAGAACTTGATGGGGTCGGACTCCGCGACCGCCAGGTCCACGATCCGCCCGCTCATGACGGCGGGGCCGATGTTGCGGGGGCGGAGGGCGTCCAGCTGGCCGGTCGTGACCTGGCCAGACAAGGGAGCCACGGCCACGATGCCGATGCAGAGACAGGTGAAGCCGAGCATGGAGGCGAGGAGGCGGCGAGGATGGGCGCGGGGGCAGGCGGTCGCTGGGCTTGGATGGATCATCGAGCGGTCCGTGGCCAGGGGGATGCAACTCCGGGACGACTTCCAACTTCGGCTGCGGCACGGAGGCGATCAACCTCCCCTCCATCAAGCCACGCGGGTGCACGAACGCCGAGTGCTGGTGTACCACGTGCCGGCGCCAGAGAGTGCAAGTCAGACGCTTCCGCTGGCATATGCACTCGTCTCGCAGGAGCCACCGACGAACCTGATCGGAGCCCAAATGAAACAATTCACGTTGGTTCTTTTCGCCGTGCTTTCCTTGCTTGCGCCCGCGCAGCCCGCGCGCGCCCTCCAGGAGAACATCGCTCTCGGCGCGCATTTGGGGACACTTGGCATGGGTGCCGATGTCGGGGTTGCCTTCAACGAGACCTTCGCGCTCCGAGGTGGAGCCGGTCTTTACGGATTCGGCCTGGACCTGACCGGCAGGTTCGGGCTCGCCGACAACCGTACGGCCGAATTGTCCCTGCCGAGCGCAATGATCACGATCGGCGCGGAGGTCTCGTCTGGGGCTCTGCGCGCCGGAGCGGGTCTATTGATCCGCGCAGGCGACCCCGTCTACGAAATCACCTACGGAAACGGCGCCTCGATTGACATAGGCGGGGGCTACTACACACAGCCTGAGGTTCGCACGCTGGCGACGACGCTGGTCGCCGGGTCGATCACTCCCTACGCGCTCCTCGGCTATGGATCGCGCCGGTCGCGGAGGCTTGGCTTCGTGGTGGACGCTGGCGGCGCCTTTCCACTGGACGCGGGATTCGAGATGTCCGCGACGGGGGATCCGGCGGTGCTCGGCTCGGCCCGATTCCGGACCGACCTCGAGACCGAGAGACGGGACGCCGAGGACGACGCCGGTGGGTGGCTCAGCTTCTGGCCCATCATCAGCATCGGCCTGCGCTATGGGCTGAGGTGAACGGAATGACGCACAAGGGCAGGACACCGCTGGCTCCCCACGAAGTGCTGCGCGTGATGGATGCCGCGCAGGTCATCCACAGGCGGCGGCAGGCGCTCGAGGAGCACGAGGCCTTCGACCGCGATGCCGCGATCCGCGACATACAGCGCATGTACGAGGAGTTGGGCGACCTCGTGGACAGCGAGACGATCGAGAAGGCGCTCGACGACTACCTTTCCCAGCGCTACGCCTTCACCCCGGCGCCGCCCGGTGTCGGGAGGAGCCTGGCGCTTCTCTACATCCGCCGGGGCTGGATCAGCCGGCGCGTTCTGCTGCCGGCCGCCGCGGTTGCGGCTCTCGTCTGGGGGAGCATTGCGGGCGCCGGGATGATATCCGAGCGCGCTTTCGCGCGAGACGTTGAGCGCCTCAGGGGGGAACTGGCCGACATCCGCGCGGCCCGGGCCACGGAACTCGCAGAACTCGAGGCCCTGCTGTCACAGGGCACGCCGCCCGACCTGCCCGCCGCAGAAGCCGATGAGTTCGCGGCCAGCCTGGCGGCCGCCGGGATCCGGTTGTCCGTGGTCGAGGAAGCACTCGACCCCATCGCCCGGGAGGCCGCCCGGGAAGATCTTGCGCGCCCTGATCTCGACCGGCTTCGAGAGGGGACCACGGCCGT
The genomic region above belongs to Gammaproteobacteria bacterium and contains:
- a CDS encoding DUF6384 family protein — its product is MTHKGRTPLAPHEVLRVMDAAQVIHRRRQALEEHEAFDRDAAIRDIQRMYEELGDLVDSETIEKALDDYLSQRYAFTPAPPGVGRSLALLYIRRGWISRRVLLPAAAVAALVWGSIAGAGMISERAFARDVERLRGELADIRAARATELAELEALLSQGTPPDLPAAEADEFAASLAAAGIRLSVVEEALDPIAREAAREDLARPDLDRLREGTTAVEGDLVLARAGIGRADAALERHARLGALEADIVGLHAAVLAEAAEDLVRERAGELAREAESRIAARDVVGLDAAAGRYRDLLDAVSTEYRIVVTGGVWRYPDGARDIRNHYLLVQALGTDGEPVPVTIRSEEDGETRRVRQWGERVPQEVYDRVAADRADNGIIDDEEFGFKARGFVTAERRYADIGQITEW